In Castor canadensis chromosome 11, mCasCan1.hap1v2, whole genome shotgun sequence, a single genomic region encodes these proteins:
- the Mybph gene encoding myosin-binding protein H translates to MTGKTNSEILDSGPQETAPELAKAPATEPSGETAASEPIREEKSLESQEPTSQALATNTPAAPASPTATKPAPPNEDVPSAPLLLTVEDVSHNSVTVSWEPPEKLGRFGLQGYVLELCPEGASEWVPVNPRPVMVTQQTVRNLALGDKFFLRVAAVGSAGAGPPAVLDQPVHIQEIVEAPKIRVPRHLRQTYIRHVGESVNLQIPFQGKPKPQASWTHNGHALDSKRVNVRTGDQDSILFIRSAQRSDSGCYELTLRLEGLEVKATVDILVIEKPGPPRSIRLLDVWGCNAALEWTPPQDTGNTELLGYTVQKADKKTGQWFTVLERYHPTTCTISDLIIGNSYSFRVFSENLCGLSDSATTTKELAHIQKADIAAKPKGFIERDFSEAPSFTQPLADHTSTPGYSTQLFCSVRASPKPKIIWMKNKMDIQGDPKYRALSEQGICTLEIRKPSPFDSGVYTCKAINVLGEASVDCRLEVKASATH, encoded by the exons ATGACAGGAAAAACCAACTCTGAGATCCTTGACTCTGGTCCACAGGAGACAGCCCCTGAACTTGCCAAAGCACCTGCCACAGAGCcttctggagaaacagcagcatCAGAGCCTATCAGGGAAGAGAAGTCTCTGGAATCACAGGAGCCTACCTCTCAGGCATTAGCCACCAACACCCCTGCGGCCCCTGCTTCTCCCACAGCCACTAAGCCTGCACCTCCAAATGAAG ATGTCCCCAGTGCCCCACTGTTGCTGACCGTGGAGGATGTGAGCCACAACTCCGTGACTGTGAGCTGGGAGCCCCCGGAGAAGCTGGGGAGGTTTGGGCTCCAGGGCTATGTGCTGGAGCTCTGCCCAGAGGGAG CCTCGGAGTGGGTGCCTGTGAACCCCCGGCCCGTGATGGTGACCCAGCAGACCGTGCGGAACCTGGCTCTAGGAGACAAGTTCTTCCTGCGTGTGGCTGCAGTGGGCTCTGCCGGCGCTGGCCCACCGGCTGTGCTGGACCAGCCTGTTCACATCCAAGAGATCGTTG AGGCTCCCAAGATCCGTGTCCCCCGCCACCTTCGTCAGACCTACATCCGCCATGTGGGAGAGTCAGTCAACCTGCAAATCCCTTTCCAG GGGAAGCCTAAGCCTCAAGCCTCCTGGACCCACAATGGCCACGCCCTGGACAGCAAGCGGGTAAATGTGCGCACCGGGGACCAGGACTCCATCCTCTTCATCCGCTCAGCCCAGCGCTCTGACTCAGGCTGCTATGAGCTCACCCTGCGGCTGGAAGGCCTGGAGGTCAAGGCTACCGTTGACATCCTGGTTATTG AGAAGCCAGGGCCCCCCAGAAGCATCAGGCTACTGGACGTCTGGGGTTGCAATGCTGCTCTTGAGTGGACTCCGCCCCAGGACACAGGCAACACAGAGCTCCTGGGCTACACGGTGCAGAAGGCGGACAAAAAGACAGGG CAATGGTTCACAGTGCTGGAGCGCTACCACCCCACCACCTGCACCATCTCAGACCTCATCATTGGCAACTCATACTCATTCCGAGTCTTCTCAGAAAACCTGTGTGGCCTCAGTGACTCAGCCACCACCACCAAGGAGCTGGCCCACATCCAGAAGGCAG ATATTGCTGCCAAACCAAAAGGGTTTATTGAGAGAGACTTCTCAGAAGCCCCCTCGTTTACCCAGCCGCTGGCTGACCACACCTCCACCCCTGGCTACAGCACTCAGCTGTTTTGCAGTGTCCGAGCATCACCCAAG CCCAAGATCATCTGGATGAAAAACAAGATGGACATCCAGGGTGATCCCAAGTACCGTGCCCTGTCTGAGCAAGGGATCTGCACCCTGGAAATCCGGAAACCTAGCCCCTTTGATTCCGGGGTCTACACCTGCAAAGCCATCAATGTGCTAGGGGAGGCATCTGTGGACTGCCGGCTGGAGGTCAAAG CCTCAGCCACACACTGA
- the Adora1 gene encoding adenosine receptor A1 isoform X2, protein MFGWNNLSEVERAWVANGSVGEPVIKCEFEKVISMEYMVYFNFFVWVLPPLLLMVLIYLEVFYLIRKQLNKKVSASSGDPQKYYGKELKIAKSLALILFLFALSWLPLHILNCITLFCPTCQKPSILIYIAIFLTHGNSAMNPIVYAFRIHKFRVTFLKIWNDHFRCRPEPPIDDDLPEEKADD, encoded by the coding sequence ATGTTTGGCTGGAATAATCTGAGTGAGGTGGAGCGGGCCTGGGTGGCCAATGGCAGTGTCGGGGAGCCCGTGATCAAGTGCGAGTTTGAGAAGGTCATCAGCATGGAGTACATGGTCTACTTCAACTTCTTCGTCTGGGTGCTGCCACCCCTGCTCCTCATGGTCCTCATCTACCTGGAGGTCTTCTACCTGATCCGCAAGCAACTCAACAAGAAGGTGTCAGCCTCCTCCGGTGACCCACAGAAGTATTACGGGAAGGAGCTGAAGATTGCCAAGTCACTAGccctcatcctcttcctctttgCCCTCAGCTGGCTGCCACTGCACATCTTGAACTGCATCACCCTCTTCTGCCCCACCTGCCAGAAGCCCAGCATCCTCATCTACATTGCCATCTTCCTCACGCACGGCAACTCAGCCATGAACCCCATCGTCTATGCCTTTCGTATCCACAAGTTCCGAGTCACCTTCCTGAAGATCTGGAATGACCATTTCCGTTGTCGGCCGGAACCCCCCATCGACGATGATCTCCCTGAAGAGAAGGCTGATGACTAG
- the Chi3l1 gene encoding chitinase-3-like protein 1, with translation MGSGKRLLMPYSAATRMRVASAGFAVLVLLQCCSAYKLVCYYTNWSQYRDGDGSCFPDAINRFLCTHIIYSFANISNNEIDTWEWNDVTLYDTLNSLKNRNPKLKTLLSVGGWNFGSQRFSRIASNTQRRRTFIRSVAPFLRTHGFDGLDLAWLYPGWRDKRHFTTLVKEMKAEFAKEAQPGTEQLLLSAAVSAGKVTIDSGYDIAQIAQYLDFISIMTYDFHGAWRQTTGHHSPLFRGQEDASPDRFSNVDYAVGYMLRLGAPASKLVMGIPTFGKSYTLASSETGVGAPVLGPGLPGRFTKEEGTLAYYEICDFLRGASVHRILGQQVPYATKGNQWVGYDDQESVKNKVQYLKNRQLAGAMVWALDMDDFRGSFCGQNLRFPLTNAIKDALAAA, from the exons ATGGGCTCTGGGAAGAGGCTACTCATGCCCTACTCTGCTGCAACCAGAATGAGGGTGGCTTCAGCAG GCTTTGCGGTCCTGGTGCTGCTCCAGTGCT GCTCTGCATACAAGCTGGTCTGCTATTACACCAACTGGTCCCAGTACCGGGATGGTGATGGGAGCTGCTTCCCTGATGCCATCAACCGCTTCCTCTGTACCCACATCATCTACAGCTTTGCCAACATAAGCAACAACGAGATTGACACCTGGGAATGGAATGATGTGACACTCTATGACACATTGAACTCACTCAAAAACAG GAATCCCAAACTGAAGACCCTCCTGTCTGTCGGAGGATGGAACTTTGGCTCTCAAAG ATTTTCCAGGATAGCCTCCAACACTCAGAGGCGTAGGACTTTCATCAGGTCAGTGGCACCGTTTCTTCGGACCCATGGCTTTGACGGGCTGGATCTGGCTTGGCTCTACCCGGGATGGAGAGACAAGAGGCATTTCACCACCCTGGTCAAG GAAATGAAGGCCGAATTCGCAAAGGAAGCCCAGCCAGGAACAGAGCAGCTCCTGCTCAGTGCAGCAGTGTCTGCAGGGAAGGTCACCATTGACAGTGGCTATGACATCGCCCAGATAGCCCA ATACCTGGATTTCATCAGCATCATGACCTATGATTTCCATGGAGCCTGGCGCCAGACCACAGGACATCACAGCCCCCTGTTCCGCGGCCAGGAGGACGCCAGTCCCGACAGATTCAGCAATGTT GACTACGCCGTGGGGTACATGTTGAGGCTGGGTGCTCCAGCCAGCAAGCTGGTGATGGGCATCCCCACCTTTGGGAAGAGCTACACTCTGGCATCTTCTGAGACGGGTGTCGGGGCCCCAGTCTTGGGGCCAGGATTACCAGGCCGGTTCACCAAGGAGGAAGGGACCCTCGCCTACTATGAG atCTGTGACTTCCTACGTGGAGCCTCGGTTCATAGAATCCTAGGACAGCAGGTCCCCTATGCCACCAAGGGCAACCAGTGGGTGGGGTATGACGACCAGGAGAGTGTCAAAAACAAG GTGCAGTACCTGAAAAACAGGCAGCTGGCAGGTGCCATGGTGTGGGCCCTGGACATGGATGACTTCCGGGGCTCCTTTTGTGGCCAGAATCTTCGCTTCCCACTCACCAATGCTATCAAGGATGCACTCGCTGCTGCTTAG